AATGATTGATCACTAATGAATTTGCTTTGAAATAAAAGCGGTCATTTTTAAAACCCCAATCCATTTTGGCTACTTGTGCCGAATCAAATTTAAGGGAATAAATATCCTTTTCTTTTTCTAAACGCTTTACAAATTCTGGTCTGGTAAATTGAGGGAGATTTGAAAAACTATTGATTTTTAAGAAATTTTTCTCGGTGCTGATTTTTCCAATATTAATATGATAAAAAGCACTTGGCCTGTAAAACAAGCTGTCAATGACTAAAGCATACGTTTTATATTGAATTGGAATTTTTTCTTTTAAAGTAGCATCGGTAATTAAAATACCTTCCAGTTTTAAAATGATTTTTTTGACACTGAAAATGGGTTTTTGAGTATCAAGTGAAACCACATCAACTGTTCCGTCATTCAGATAAATATTCGAAACGCCCACGATTTTGCGAAATGGTTCCACAATTTCATTTTTGATGCTTTTGCTGTTATTGATCAGTTTTTCCCCTTTTTTATATAAAATAACTCGAGGTCTATTAATGATGATGCTTTCGGCCTGAATAATATCGCGAAAAGCAAGATCCCAAATATTAAAATGTTTGATGGTAATGGATTCTATTTTGGTAAAAAGCCCATTTTTGCTGTCTTTCGGTTCGTTTTTCGGATTAACCAATAAAGTCTGGGCGTAGATATTTCTGGATAAGAGAGAAACTTCAATTTTTTCGTAATTAATATTATATGCCGTTTTGTTTTTTTCGTGAATAATAATCGGAAGCTGTTTTTTGATCCAGTAATTCAAGCCAACATTTGCTAAAATCACTAAAATAAAAAGAGAAATTACTCCGATTGCTATTTTTTTATAGATTGACATTTATAGTATTAATTTTAAATACATAAATTTAGACTTTTAAAAAAGAATGATTTTTACATTATTCTGCGATTTCTTTATATCATTTTAAAAACTTCATTATTTATACTTGCTGCGTAATATGAAAAAGCTTAAAAAAATCCTGCTTGTTTTAGTTATCCTTATTGTTATTGCTGGAATTGGTTTATGTGGTTACATTTTTCATTTGAAACCTAAATACGAAGGAGAACTACAACTGAAAAACCTTCAGGCAGAAACCACCGTTTATTTTGATGATTTTGGTGTTCCTCATATTTATGCCGATTCTGAAAAAGATGCGATGACAGCTTTGGGTTATGTGCATGCGCAGGAAAGATTATGGCAGATGGAATTACTCCGCAGAATTGCACCGGGACGTTTGTCTGAAATCTTCGGATCTGTAGCCCTTAAAAATGATAATTTTTTTGCTGGAATTGGTATTGAAGAAGCTTCGGCGAAAGCCATTGCCCAATTAGATAAAAATGGTCCAAGCTATCAATTAACGCAAGCGTATTTAGACGGAATTAATCAGTATTTAGAAGAAGGAGTTACACCGATTGAATTTACTTTGGTTGGAGTAAAAAAAGAAAAATTTACGATAAAAGACGTTTATAATATTTTTGGGTATATGTCTTTCAGTTTTGCGATGGCTCAAAAAACAGATCCCTTATTGACAGACATCAAAAATAAATACGGAGATGCTTATTTGAAAGATCTTGGAATTGAAAGCGAATTCAATACCACACGAATTAAAATCTCAAAAGAAAATGCAGAGGATTATGCAGCAATTTCAAAATCAGTAGCGGCTTTGTTAGACCAATCACCAATTCCGCCATTTGTGGGAAGTAACAGCTGGGTGGCGGGTCCTCAAAAAACGAAAAGCGGGAAAGTAATTTTTGCTAATGATCCGCATATTGGGTTTTCGCAGCCGGGAACTTGGTACGAAGCACATTTAATTACACCAAAACATGAGTTGTATGGTTGTTATCTGGCGGGAACTCCGTTTCCATTATTGGCACACAATCGTGATTATGCATATGGATTGACAATGTTTGAAAATGATGATATTGATTTTTATCAAGAGAAAAATAAAGCAGGAGATGCAAGCCAATATCAAACTCCGGAAGGTTTTGCAAAATACGAGATTATTAAAAAGACAATAAAAGTTAAAGATACTTCGGATGTTGTTCTGACTATAAAAACAACCCGACACGGTCCAGTGATGAACGATCTCTTGGAACGTTTGGACAGGAAAAATCCGATTGCGATGTCATGGACGTATACTCGAGAGCCAATTCAAATTCTCGATGCGGCTTACGGACTTTCGCATGCTCAAAATAAAGAAGATTTTAAAAAAGCAGTTGCTTTAATTGCTGCGCCGGGATTGAATGTAATGTACGGCGATGCGAAAGGAAATGTGGGCTGGTGGGCAAGCGGAAAATTATACAAACATAATAAAGGCGTGAATTCGCATTTGATTTTAGACGGTGCAAGCGGAAAAGAAGACATTGCCGAATATTTAGATTTTGAAAAAAATCCATCAGCCGAAAATCCGAAATGGGGTTACGTTTATTCTGCCAATAATCAGCCGGAAGCGATTGATAATGGATATTTATATCCGGGATATTATCTGCCTGAAGACCGCGCCAAGAGAATTTCTGGTTTGATGGACGCTAAATCAGATTGGGATAAAGAAGCGATCAGTAAAATGATTTACGATA
This is a stretch of genomic DNA from Flavobacterium endoglycinae. It encodes these proteins:
- a CDS encoding penicillin acylase family protein; its protein translation is MKKLKKILLVLVILIVIAGIGLCGYIFHLKPKYEGELQLKNLQAETTVYFDDFGVPHIYADSEKDAMTALGYVHAQERLWQMELLRRIAPGRLSEIFGSVALKNDNFFAGIGIEEASAKAIAQLDKNGPSYQLTQAYLDGINQYLEEGVTPIEFTLVGVKKEKFTIKDVYNIFGYMSFSFAMAQKTDPLLTDIKNKYGDAYLKDLGIESEFNTTRIKISKENAEDYAAISKSVAALLDQSPIPPFVGSNSWVAGPQKTKSGKVIFANDPHIGFSQPGTWYEAHLITPKHELYGCYLAGTPFPLLAHNRDYAYGLTMFENDDIDFYQEKNKAGDASQYQTPEGFAKYEIIKKTIKVKDTSDVVLTIKTTRHGPVMNDLLERLDRKNPIAMSWTYTREPIQILDAAYGLSHAQNKEDFKKAVALIAAPGLNVMYGDAKGNVGWWASGKLYKHNKGVNSHLILDGASGKEDIAEYLDFEKNPSAENPKWGYVYSANNQPEAIDNGYLYPGYYLPEDRAKRISGLMDAKSDWDKEAISKMIYDNTSDVAVGVVKDLISNIDLNAISAKEKEAVSVLKSWKGTSNLEDVAPTIYNKWIYLYLKNTFEDEMGEDNFNLFLGISLGKQVIARQIKNENSVWWDNIKTKNVKETRKEIVTKSFHETVKALQEQLGTTITDWKWGTVHTVEHEHPLGKVAALRGLFNVGPFESPGSNEVINNLFFGLTNEGKYYVKGGPSTRRIVDFSDIENSWSILPTGQSGNPFSKHYHDQAEMYNAGKFRKMKLNKDEIIKTSTKLVFKPKK